In the genome of Myroides phaeus, one region contains:
- a CDS encoding TlpA family protein disulfide reductase — MRKTVIALAFAAISFASCNQKTVTTEEITNEVEQQAETAKTEEVAKDTTVFAERALKQEFVGLDGKFINLEQILAQYKDKVVLIDVWAAWCPDCIKAVPTMQEIKKEFTNVVFLNLSLDKTQDSWKEAIKKHEIEGEHYFSMEGKGMKGDFGKALDLNWIPRYIVVGKDGKIALYNATEKNFEEIKELLNKIQ; from the coding sequence ATGAGAAAAACAGTAATCGCTTTAGCATTCGCGGCTATTTCATTCGCTTCTTGTAATCAGAAAACGGTAACGACAGAAGAAATTACAAATGAAGTGGAGCAACAAGCTGAAACAGCAAAAACAGAAGAAGTAGCAAAAGACACAACTGTGTTTGCTGAAAGAGCTTTAAAACAAGAGTTTGTTGGCTTAGATGGTAAATTCATCAACTTAGAACAAATATTAGCACAGTACAAAGATAAAGTTGTACTAATTGACGTATGGGCGGCTTGGTGTCCTGATTGTATCAAGGCTGTACCGACTATGCAAGAAATCAAAAAAGAGTTTACTAACGTGGTTTTCTTAAACTTGTCGTTAGATAAAACTCAAGACTCTTGGAAAGAGGCTATTAAAAAACACGAAATTGAAGGAGAACACTACTTCTCAATGGAAGGTAAAGGTATGAAAGGTGATTTCGGTAAAGCGTTAGACTTAAACTGGATCCCAAGATATATTGTTGTTGGTAAAGACGGTAAAATCGCTTTGTATAATGCAACAGAAAAGAACTTTGAAGAAATTAAAGAATTACTAAACAAAATTCAATAA
- a CDS encoding NAD-dependent succinate-semialdehyde dehydrogenase, whose product MSTQNKSNIKTINPTTGKEEKVFDVMSATEIDQILTKADAAFDGWKRTSISERAKIIHKVAETFRARKEELGALITREMGKLLKEGIGEVLLCADIFDFYATNAASLLADEKIETPFGEAFISKEPIGVILSVQPWNFPFYQITRSAGPNLMAGNTMVLKHASNIPQCAQIMEDIFIECGLPVNVYTNLFVPGSQIEKIIADPRVKGVAFTGSEFAGASVAEAAGKHIKKTTLELGGSDAFIVLEDADVKKSIRGAVEGRLWNAGQVCVSPKRLIVNKNLADEFIAGVVEAVKAAKIGDPLEADTQVAPLSSERAREDVLGQVQKAVEQGVTLVHGGKKLDRDGWFMEPAILTGITKEMDIYSQEVFGPVFMIYVVENDAEAIALANDTPYGLGGSVFTENKEHGIAVAREIVTGMVYINHVTGIAPELPFGGTKLSGYGREQAKYGIHEFVNEKLIRVTDIDNAY is encoded by the coding sequence ATGAGTACACAGAATAAATCTAATATCAAAACAATAAATCCTACTACAGGAAAAGAAGAGAAAGTATTTGACGTAATGTCAGCTACAGAAATTGATCAAATCTTAACGAAAGCAGACGCAGCTTTTGACGGATGGAAAAGAACATCAATCAGCGAGCGTGCTAAGATTATTCACAAAGTAGCAGAAACTTTCCGCGCAAGAAAAGAAGAATTAGGTGCCTTAATTACTCGTGAAATGGGTAAATTATTAAAAGAAGGTATCGGAGAAGTATTGTTATGTGCAGACATCTTTGATTTCTACGCTACAAATGCAGCAAGCTTATTAGCAGATGAGAAAATCGAAACGCCATTTGGAGAAGCTTTCATCAGTAAAGAACCAATCGGTGTAATCTTAAGTGTACAACCTTGGAACTTCCCATTCTACCAAATTACAAGATCTGCAGGGCCAAACTTAATGGCTGGTAATACAATGGTATTAAAACACGCTTCTAATATTCCACAATGTGCTCAAATCATGGAGGACATCTTTATTGAGTGTGGATTACCAGTAAACGTATATACAAACTTATTTGTACCAGGATCACAAATCGAAAAGATTATCGCTGACCCAAGAGTAAAAGGAGTTGCTTTCACAGGAAGTGAGTTTGCAGGAGCAAGTGTAGCTGAAGCGGCAGGTAAACACATCAAAAAAACAACGTTAGAGTTGGGAGGAAGTGATGCGTTTATCGTTTTAGAAGATGCTGATGTTAAAAAATCAATCAGAGGAGCTGTAGAAGGGCGTTTATGGAATGCAGGACAAGTATGTGTATCTCCAAAACGTTTAATTGTAAACAAGAACTTAGCAGATGAATTTATCGCTGGTGTTGTTGAAGCAGTTAAAGCAGCTAAAATTGGTGATCCATTAGAAGCAGATACACAAGTTGCGCCATTGAGCAGTGAAAGAGCAAGAGAAGATGTTTTAGGACAAGTTCAGAAAGCTGTTGAACAAGGAGTTACTTTAGTTCACGGTGGTAAAAAATTAGATAGAGATGGATGGTTTATGGAACCAGCTATTTTAACAGGGATCACAAAAGAGATGGATATCTATTCTCAAGAGGTATTCGGACCTGTGTTTATGATTTATGTTGTTGAAAACGATGCTGAGGCAATTGCTTTAGCAAACGATACTCCTTACGGATTAGGAGGAAGTGTTTTCACAGAAAATAAAGAACACGGAATTGCAGTAGCGAGAGAGATTGTAACAGGAATGGTTTACATTAACCACGTTACAGGAATTGCTCCTGAGTTACCATTCGGAGGTACTAAACTTTCAGGATATGGTAGAGAGCAAGCGAAATATGGTATTCACGAATTTGTAAACGAAAAACTTATCCGTGTTACTGATATCGACAACGCGTATTAA
- the tpiA gene encoding triose-phosphate isomerase has protein sequence MRHTIVAGNWKMHKTYSETHTLLDELITKLPSGKEVEVIVAPTFTNLASAVAHLDGTNIQVAAQNMHQAEGGAFTGEISAQMLLSVGVETVIIGHSERRHYFNETDAVLADKVNTALRHNMRVIFCIGEELKDRESKQYLNVIFNQLTDGLFHLSKDQWKNIVIAYEPVWAIGTGETASPEQAQEIHAFIRQEIERKYDKNVAENTSILYGGSVKPSNAKEIFSKADVDGGLIGGAALVADDFIAIIEAAN, from the coding sequence ATGAGACACACAATCGTTGCGGGTAACTGGAAAATGCACAAAACATATTCAGAAACGCACACTCTATTAGACGAACTTATAACAAAACTTCCAAGTGGAAAAGAGGTTGAAGTAATCGTTGCTCCAACTTTCACTAACTTAGCAAGTGCTGTAGCTCACTTAGATGGTACTAACATTCAAGTGGCTGCTCAAAATATGCACCAAGCTGAAGGGGGTGCTTTTACTGGAGAAATCTCTGCTCAAATGTTGTTGAGTGTTGGAGTTGAAACGGTAATCATTGGACACTCTGAAAGAAGACACTACTTCAATGAAACTGACGCTGTATTGGCTGATAAAGTAAACACTGCTTTAAGACACAATATGCGTGTTATTTTCTGTATTGGTGAGGAATTAAAAGACAGAGAAAGCAAACAATACTTAAATGTTATCTTTAACCAATTAACTGATGGGTTATTCCACTTGTCTAAAGACCAATGGAAAAATATCGTAATTGCTTACGAACCAGTTTGGGCTATTGGTACTGGTGAAACTGCTTCTCCTGAACAAGCGCAAGAGATTCACGCTTTCATCCGTCAAGAGATTGAAAGAAAATACGACAAAAACGTTGCTGAAAACACGTCTATCCTTTACGGAGGTAGTGTGAAACCAAGTAATGCAAAAGAAATCTTCTCTAAAGCTGATGTTGACGGTGGTCTTATCGGTGGTGCTGCTTTGGTAGCAGATGATTTTATTGCTATTATTGAGGCTGCTAACTAA
- a CDS encoding Crp/Fnr family transcriptional regulator produces the protein MNTLVRLLEQYGYLSPLCKVALEENTQIFFKRKGDFLLQKGHQSDSLYVIEEGAVRGYYLYEGREVDVWYAFEHSILGATYQMYKSKPSLEYVQCIEDCIVYAIPNQVLLRFYREYPELNMIARRFTEDYCMLLEERAYQLQLMSPVQRYYRLLRKLQENIERISEKNIASYLGIREEQLSEIRRI, from the coding sequence ATGAATACACTCGTTAGGTTACTGGAACAATATGGTTACCTATCACCATTGTGTAAAGTTGCTTTAGAAGAAAATACCCAAATATTCTTTAAGCGAAAAGGAGACTTTCTACTTCAGAAAGGGCATCAATCAGATAGTTTATATGTTATTGAAGAAGGAGCTGTACGCGGTTATTATCTATACGAAGGTAGAGAAGTAGACGTTTGGTACGCTTTTGAACACAGTATTTTAGGGGCAACTTATCAGATGTATAAGAGCAAGCCTTCCTTGGAGTATGTGCAATGTATAGAAGATTGTATTGTTTACGCTATTCCTAATCAAGTACTTTTGCGTTTTTACAGAGAATATCCTGAGTTAAATATGATTGCACGTCGTTTTACAGAGGACTATTGTATGCTTTTAGAAGAACGCGCTTATCAGTTGCAGTTAATGTCACCCGTACAGCGTTACTATCGTCTGTTGCGCAAGTTGCAAGAGAATATAGAACGTATATCAGAAAAGAATATCGCCTCGTATTTAGGCATTCGGGAAGAGCAATTAAGTGAAATAAGAAGAATATAA